In Helianthus annuus cultivar XRQ/B chromosome 3, HanXRQr2.0-SUNRISE, whole genome shotgun sequence, a single window of DNA contains:
- the LOC110930854 gene encoding serine/threonine-protein phosphatase BSL3: MTSAASHAAAAAVASNAQVGGRPPGRYGFVEDRTRQPNSETDADGAVVLGDPVAPPANGDMYTDLSTENAMLPGSRRLSKGVEYLVEASAAEAEAIAKTLAAAKARQSNGEVDLPDRDRGAEATPSGKQMIKPDSDVVPSSAPAGIRLHHRAVVVAAETGGALGGMVRQLSIDQFENEGRRVSYGTPENATAARKLLDRQMSINSVPKKVIAHLLKPRGWKPPVRRQFFLDCNEIADLCDSSERIFSSEPSVLQLRAPIKIFGDLHGQFGDLMRLFDEYGSPSTAGDIAYIDYLFLGDYVDRGQHSLETISLLLALKVEYPHNVHLIRGNHEAADINALFGFRIECIERMGERDGIWVWHRINRLFNWLPLAALIEKKIICMHGGIGRSINHIEQIENLQRPITMEAGSIVLMDLLWSDPTENDSVEGLRPNARGPGLVTFGPDRVMEFCNNNDLQLIVRAHECVMDGFERFAQGHLITLFSATNYCGTANNAGAILVLGRDLVVVPKLIHPLPPAISSPETSPERHIDDTWMQELNANRPPTPTRGRPQVTNDRGSLAWM, from the exons ATGACATCAGCAGCGTCACATGCAGCTGCTGCAGCTGTAGCCTCTAATGCACAGGTAGGCGGGAGGCCACCTGGACGCTATGGATTTGTTGAAGACAGAACGAGGCAGCCAAATTCTGAAACAGATGCTGACGGTGCAGTCGTACTTGGGGATCCTGTTGCTCCGCCTGCTAACGGTGACATGTATACAGATCTCAGCACTGAGAATGCCATGCTCCCCGGCTCAAG GAGATTAAGCAAAGGAGTTGAATATTTGGTCGAGGCATCGGcagctgaagctgaagctattGCTAAAACCCTAGCCGCCGCAAAAGCACGTCAATCTAACGGTGAAGTTGATCTGCCAGATAGAGACCGTGGAGCGGAGGCTACTCCGAGTGGGAAACAAATGATAAAACCTGATTCTGATGTTGTACCTAGTTCTGCGCCAGCTGGCATACGTTTGCATCATCGAGCT GTGGTAGTAGCTGCAGAGACGGGTGGAGCATTAGGTGGAATGGTGAGACAGCTGTCAATAGATCAGTTTGAAAATGAAGGCAGGAGGGTTAGTTATGGGACCCCAGAAAACGCAACTGCAGCAAGGAAGCTTCTAGATCGGCAAATGTCAATCAACAGTGTCCCCAAAAAG GTGATTGCTCACCTATTGAAGCCTCGTGGGTGGAAGCCACCTGTTCGCAGACAATTCTTTCTGGATTGTAATGAGATAGCTGATCTTTGTGATAGTTCTGAACGAATATTTTCAAGTGAACCTAGTGTTTTACAACTTAGGGCTCCAATCAAGATATTTGGTGATTTGCATGGGCAATTTGGAGACCTCATGAGACTTTTTGATGAGTACGGATCCCCATCTACGGCTGGAGACATAGC ATATATCGATTATCTCTTCTTAGGAGATTATGTTGATCGAGGCCAACACAGTTTGGAAACCATTAGCCTTCTGTTAGCTCTGAAG GTTGAATATCCACACAATGTTCATTTAATTCGTGGGAATCATGAAGCTGCAGATATAAATGCACTTTTTGGCTTTCGAATCGAGTGCATAGAGCGAATG GGCGAGAGAGATGGAATCTGGGTATGGCACAGGATAAACAGATTATTCAACTGGTTGCCACTGGCCGCGTTAATTGAGAAAAAGATTATTTGTATGCATGGTGGTATTGGGAGGTCAATTAATCATATTGAGCAGATCGAAAACCTTCAACGGCCGATCACGATGGAAGCTGGTTCAATTGTACTTATGGATTTATTGTG GTCTGACCCAACAGAAAATGACAGTGTGGAAGGACTGCGACCAAATGCCAGAGGTCCTGGGTTAGTTACTTTCGGG CCTGATCGTGTTATGGAATTCTGCAACAACAATGATCTCCAACTGATTGTACGTGCACATGAATGTGTAATGGATGGATTTGAACGTTTTGCCCAAGGACATTTGATTACCCTCTTCTCAGCCACTAATTATTGTG GTACCGCAAATAATGCAGGCGCGATATTAGTGCTGGGTAGAGATCTTGTAGTGGTTCCGAAACTTATTCATCCTCTGCCACCAGCAATTTCATCACCTGAAACTTCCCCTGAACGGCATATCGATGATACATGGATGCAG GAGCTTAATGCAAACAGACCACCAACGCCAACTAGAGGCCGTCCACAAGTTACAAATGATCGTGGTTCTCTTGCATGGATGTAG
- the LOC110930855 gene encoding pentatricopeptide repeat-containing protein At3g22470, mitochondrial-like, with translation MNLTNSLLIKFRGNLITKSFLLHCNFSTNRSMVDKITNLNDALNLFDEMSQTRPLPSVVKFTQLLNAVTKMKHFPSSLHLFNQMCAIGVPIDKYSMSIAIKCCCQLYRTKDGFAVLGCCFRRAIPPNVYIYSALLDGLVLEDKILEAEMLFKKLVKQKLCEPDVVMYNTMIKGLCKFGNNVTAVALLRLMEQKNCKPSIVTYSTIIDSLCKDKLIDDAFKLFKEMVFEKGILPNVITYTSLIRGLCNLGHWDEASKLLKEMEDEKISPDVQTFTVLVDAFCKEGKVEEAEAIINIMIERGEVPDIVTYNSLIDGYCLRGEMIKAREIFDSLALRGLVPDVVAYSSLLNGYCKNLNIEKAMQMFQEMTGKGLKPNVVTYNTMIQGFFQVGRCVDARKLFDEMHAQSQIPDQYTYRIVLEGLCNNRQVEEALSFFHLMGDSKLNSDIVVYNILIDGAGKCGKVDIARVLFQGLIDKGGVGTRLLL, from the coding sequence ATGAATCTCACAAATTCTCTTCTTATCAAATTCAGAGGTAATCTTATCACTAAATCCTTCCTTCTTCACTGTAATTTCTCCACAAATCGATCTATGGTTGATAAAATTACCAACTTGAATGATGCACTCAACCTGTTCGATGAAATGTCACAAACACGCCCTCTCCCATCTGTTGTCAAATTCACTCAGTTGTTGAATGCTGTTACTAAAATGAAACATTTTCCCTCTTCTCTTCATCTTTTCAACCAAATGTGTGCAATTGGTGTTCCCATTGATAAATACTCAATGAGCATTGCAATCAAGTGTTGTTGCCAGTTGTATCGCACCAAAGACGGGTTTGCAGTCCTAGGGTGTTGCTTTAGGCGAGCTATTCCACCCAATGTGTACATATATAGTGCACTCTTAGATGGACTTGTCCTTGAAGATAAGATTCTTGAAGCAGAGATGTTATTCAAGAAGCTCGTCAAACAAAAACTCTGTGAACCTGATGTGGTTATGTATAACACAATGATTAAAGGGCTTTGCAAGTTCGGTAATAACGTTACAGCAGTTGCTTTGCTCAGGCTAATGGAACAAAAAAACTGCAAGCCTAGTATTGTTACATATAGCACCATCATTGATAGTCTTTGCAAGGATAAACTGATTGATGATGCTTTCAAACTCTTTAAAGAGATGGTATTTGAAAAAGGAATTTTACCAAATGTCATTACCTACACCTCTTTAATTCGTGGCCTTTGTAACTTAGGTCATTGGGATGAGGCCTCAAAGCTGCTAAAAGAAATGGAGGATGAAAAGATTTCTCCAGATGTGCAAACCTTTACTGTATTAGTTGATGCTTTTTGCAAGGAAGGTAAAGTAGAAGAAGCTGAGGCTATTATCAACATCATGATTGAGAGAGGTGAGGTTCCAGACATAGTGACATACAACTCACTTATTGATGGTTACTGTCTTCGAGGTGAAATGATCAAAGCAAGGGAGATTTTTGATTCACTGGCGCTTAGAGGTCTCGTCCCTGATGTTGTCGCTTACAGTAGTTTGTTGAATGGGTATTGCAAAAATCTGAACATAGAAAAAGCTATGCAAATGTTTCAAGAAATGACTGGAAAAGGTTTAAAGCCCAATGTAGTCACTTACAACACCATGATACAAGGATTCTTTCAGGTTGGGCGTTGTGTAGATGCACGCAAACTCTTTGATGAGATGCATGCACAAAGCCAAATCCCAGACCAATACACTTATCGAATAGTTTTAGAGGGCCTTTGCAACAATCGTCAAGTAGAAGAGGCTCTCTCTTTTTTTCATTTGATGGGTGATAGCAAGCTTAATTCTGATATTGTTGTGTACAATATCCTCATTGATGGTGCAGGAAAATGTGGGAAAGTGGATATTGCAAGGGTTCTTTTCCAAGGTCTAATTGATAAAGGCGGTGTAGGCACGCGGCTGCTGCTGTAG